One genomic segment of Caloranaerobacter ferrireducens includes these proteins:
- the infB gene encoding translation initiation factor IF-2, translating to MTKIRVYQLAKKLGMSSKELMMKLHELDVNIESHMNTLEDEVVDLLTELVNEEKESKDKKENSNKNSDVKDKKKNMQKEKNEDNKNIKEKSEKNVINIGEKITVKDLADKIKVNPTQLISQLITLGVMAAINQEIDFDTASIVAAEYGYEVKSIQTEEDNKSEEDLLDFEDDPETLQPRPPIVTVMGHVDHGKTSLLDAIRKTNITAKEAGGITQHIGASTITINDKKIVFLDTPGHEAFTSMRARGAQVTDIAVLVVAADDGVMPQTVEAINHAKAANVPIIVAINKIDKYEANPERVKQELAEYGLLPEEWGGDTIFVPVSALKKQGIDELLEMILLVAEMQELKANPNRKAMGTIIEAKLDKGRGPVATVIVQKGTLNVGDAVVAGIAHGRIRAMIDDKGRRIKKASPSMPVEILGLSEVPDAGEHLYVVENDKKAREIAENRKEKLRTEQLKATQKISLDALFEQIKKGEVKDLNIIIKADVKGSIEAVKQALEKLSTEEVKVKTIHSGVGAITESDIMLASASNAIIVGFNVRPTTPAMDLAKREKVDVRTYRIIYNAIEDIEAAIKGMLEPEYKEVILGRAQVRATFKIPNVGVVAGIYVQQGKITRNSKIRLLRDNIVIHEGTISSLKRFKDDVREILTGYEGGLGIENYNDIKEGDVIEAYTLEEVKR from the coding sequence ATGACTAAAATTAGAGTTTATCAACTTGCTAAAAAATTAGGAATGTCTAGTAAAGAGTTGATGATGAAACTACATGAATTAGATGTTAATATAGAAAGCCATATGAATACATTAGAAGACGAAGTGGTTGATTTATTAACTGAACTTGTTAACGAAGAAAAAGAATCAAAAGATAAAAAGGAGAATAGTAATAAAAATAGTGATGTAAAGGATAAGAAGAAAAATATGCAAAAAGAAAAAAATGAAGATAATAAGAATATAAAAGAAAAATCAGAAAAAAACGTTATTAATATAGGAGAAAAAATTACAGTAAAGGATTTAGCTGATAAAATAAAAGTTAATCCTACACAATTGATTAGTCAGCTGATTACTCTTGGAGTTATGGCAGCAATTAATCAAGAGATAGATTTCGATACAGCTAGTATTGTTGCCGCAGAATACGGATATGAAGTTAAATCAATTCAAACTGAAGAAGACAATAAGTCAGAGGAAGATTTATTAGATTTTGAAGATGATCCAGAAACCCTTCAACCTAGACCACCAATAGTTACTGTTATGGGACACGTAGACCATGGAAAAACTTCATTATTAGATGCAATTAGAAAGACAAATATCACTGCAAAAGAAGCCGGTGGAATTACACAACATATAGGAGCTTCCACTATAACAATTAATGATAAGAAAATAGTTTTCTTAGATACACCTGGGCATGAGGCTTTTACTTCAATGAGAGCTCGTGGAGCACAAGTTACAGATATTGCAGTTTTAGTAGTAGCTGCTGATGATGGAGTTATGCCACAGACTGTGGAAGCGATAAATCACGCTAAAGCAGCTAATGTACCAATAATAGTTGCTATTAATAAGATAGATAAATATGAAGCAAATCCTGAGCGTGTAAAACAAGAGTTGGCAGAATATGGGCTACTTCCAGAAGAATGGGGTGGAGATACAATTTTTGTTCCTGTTTCAGCCCTTAAAAAGCAAGGTATTGATGAATTATTAGAGATGATATTATTAGTAGCAGAAATGCAAGAGTTAAAGGCTAATCCTAATAGAAAAGCTATGGGAACAATAATAGAAGCTAAATTAGATAAAGGCAGGGGTCCTGTAGCAACTGTAATTGTTCAAAAAGGAACTTTAAATGTTGGAGATGCGGTGGTTGCAGGGATTGCACATGGTAGAATAAGAGCTATGATTGATGATAAAGGTAGAAGAATAAAAAAAGCTAGTCCGTCAATGCCAGTTGAAATATTAGGTTTATCTGAAGTACCTGATGCAGGAGAGCACTTATATGTAGTTGAAAATGACAAAAAAGCAAGAGAAATTGCAGAAAATAGAAAAGAAAAATTGAGAACTGAACAACTTAAAGCAACTCAAAAAATTTCGTTAGATGCTTTGTTTGAGCAAATAAAAAAAGGTGAAGTAAAAGATTTAAATATTATTATTAAAGCAGATGTTAAAGGGTCTATTGAAGCTGTAAAACAGGCTTTGGAAAAATTAAGTACTGAAGAAGTTAAGGTGAAAACAATCCATAGTGGTGTAGGTGCAATAACTGAAAGCGATATAATGCTGGCTTCTGCTTCAAATGCAATAATTGTAGGGTTTAACGTGAGACCAACGACTCCAGCTATGGATCTGGCTAAAAGAGAGAAAGTAGATGTAAGAACATATAGAATAATATATAATGCGATTGAAGATATCGAAGCAGCAATAAAAGGTATGCTTGAGCCAGAATATAAAGAAGTTATACTTGGTCGAGCACAAGTAAGGGCGACATTCAAAATACCTAATGTAGGAGTTGTTGCTGGAATCTATGTACAACAAGGTAAAATTACAAGAAATTCAAAAATAAGATTGTTAAGAGATAATATTGTTATTCATGAAGGAACTATTTCATCACTAAAGAGATTTAAAGATGACGTTAGAGAAATATTAACGGGATATGAGGGCGGTTTAGGAATTGAAAATTACAATGACATTAAAGAAGGAGATGTTATTGAAGCATACACCTTAGAAGAAGTTAAAAGATAA
- the truB gene encoding tRNA pseudouridine(55) synthase TruB — translation MNGLINVLKPTGMSSHDVVNFIRKTLKIKKVGHTGTLDPNAAGVLPVCLGKATRISEYLVDKTKEYRAEVTLGYKTDTQDKYGNIICSSSSEVTEADIIKAFNKFIGEIEQIPPMFSAVKYKGKKLYELARSGIEISRKPRKVIIHDIKIVNIKNCKKILFDVRCSKGTYIRTLCNDIGECLNTYGFMSFLLRTRVGNFNIYDSFTIEEIEELSHYGDVSTIIKPIDYALEKFESINFEGKYYKSLVNGGSISINKTKLDNCRYKRFDLVRVYCNSEFIGVGKVIIDKGKKYIKMEKVLI, via the coding sequence ATGAACGGTTTGATTAATGTATTAAAACCTACAGGTATGTCTTCTCATGATGTAGTAAACTTTATTAGAAAAACATTAAAGATAAAAAAGGTAGGGCATACTGGTACGCTTGACCCAAATGCGGCAGGTGTCCTACCTGTATGTTTGGGAAAAGCTACTAGAATTTCAGAGTATTTAGTTGATAAAACTAAAGAATACAGAGCAGAAGTAACTTTAGGTTATAAAACAGATACTCAAGACAAATATGGAAATATTATTTGTAGCTCGAGTAGTGAAGTAACTGAAGCAGATATAATAAAAGCGTTTAATAAATTTATTGGAGAAATTGAACAGATACCTCCTATGTTTTCAGCAGTAAAATACAAAGGAAAGAAATTATATGAATTAGCACGCAGTGGTATCGAAATATCAAGAAAACCAAGAAAGGTTATTATACATGATATAAAAATAGTTAATATAAAAAATTGCAAAAAAATTTTATTTGATGTTAGGTGTTCTAAAGGTACGTATATAAGAACGTTATGTAACGATATAGGAGAGTGTCTAAATACGTATGGTTTTATGTCTTTTTTGTTGAGAACAAGAGTAGGTAATTTTAATATTTATGATTCTTTTACAATAGAGGAAATAGAGGAATTGTCGCATTATGGTGATGTTAGTACTATTATTAAACCAATTGATTATGCGTTAGAAAAGTTTGAATCGATTAATTTTGAAGGTAAATATTATAAGAGTTTAGTAAATGGTGGTAGTATATCTATAAATAAAACAAAATTGGATAATTGCAGATATAAACGTTTTGATTTAGTAAGAGTTTACTGTAATAGTGAGTTTATCGGAGTAGGAAAAGTTATAATTGATAAGGGTAAAAAATATATTAAGATGGAGAAGGTTCTAATATAA
- a CDS encoding DHH family phosphoesterase, with product MRMKINDEIKKLKQKLDEAEYICLVSHIHPDGDSIGSLLGLGLALESTNKKVTMIKIDDIPYKYRFLPKINKLKSYEENKKFDLLIILDCSDLDRLGTFKHITDKAKYIVNIDHHISNTSYGDINIINHKAAATGELVYNILDCLDINIDKEIATCLYVAIATDTGSFRYDNTHSETHYIVSKLLEKQIDLKKITFEVFQNKTLASTKLFIEALNTLELYYNDRLAVVQVTQQMLKRNNAEFNDIDGIVEYIRDIETVEVACILKEIEKDEIKIGLRSKTYVDVAKVANVFQGGGHIRASGCTIYKDITKAKELIVREIGFYLR from the coding sequence ATGAGAATGAAGATAAATGATGAAATTAAAAAATTAAAACAGAAATTAGATGAAGCAGAATACATTTGTTTGGTATCACATATACACCCAGATGGTGATAGTATAGGCTCTTTATTGGGATTGGGTTTAGCTTTAGAAAGTACAAACAAAAAAGTAACTATGATTAAAATTGATGATATACCCTATAAATACAGGTTTTTACCTAAAATTAACAAATTAAAAAGCTATGAAGAAAATAAAAAATTTGACTTGTTAATTATATTGGATTGCAGTGACTTAGATAGATTAGGTACATTTAAACATATTACAGATAAAGCTAAATATATAGTGAATATTGATCATCATATAAGCAACACAAGTTATGGAGATATAAATATTATTAATCATAAGGCAGCTGCAACAGGAGAGTTAGTCTATAATATACTGGATTGTTTAGATATAAATATTGATAAAGAAATAGCTACATGTTTATATGTAGCGATTGCAACTGATACAGGAAGTTTTAGATATGATAATACGCATTCAGAAACACATTACATTGTTTCTAAGCTTTTAGAAAAACAGATAGATTTAAAAAAGATAACATTTGAGGTTTTCCAGAATAAAACATTAGCTAGTACAAAATTGTTTATTGAAGCTTTAAATACTTTAGAGCTATATTATAACGACAGACTAGCTGTTGTACAAGTAACCCAGCAAATGCTAAAGAGAAATAATGCAGAATTTAATGATATTGATGGTATAGTAGAATATATAAGAGATATAGAAACTGTAGAAGTTGCATGTATCTTAAAAGAGATTGAAAAAGATGAAATTAAGATAGGGTTAAGATCGAAGACATATGTTGATGTTGCTAAGGTAGCTAATGTATTTCAAGGGGGAGGCCATATTAGAGCCTCTGGATGTACAATTTATAAAGATATAACTAAAGCAAAAGAACTTATAGTTAGAGAAATAGGATTTTATTTAAGGTGA
- the rbfA gene encoding 30S ribosome-binding factor RbfA: protein MSTKRLKRISEEIKKIVSDLLREGLKDPRISMMTSITEVEVTKDLRYAKIYVSILGNEDEREATLTGLKNATSFIRKEIGNKLKIRYTPEPVFYLDKSIERGVYISQLLNKIKQKEESKTKIDENEDK from the coding sequence ATGAGCACAAAAAGGCTTAAGAGAATATCAGAAGAAATAAAGAAAATAGTTAGTGATTTATTAAGAGAAGGGCTTAAAGATCCTAGGATTTCAATGATGACAAGTATAACAGAAGTAGAAGTTACTAAAGATTTAAGATATGCTAAAATCTACGTAAGTATTTTAGGAAATGAGGATGAGAGAGAAGCAACTTTAACTGGATTAAAGAATGCAACTAGTTTTATAAGAAAAGAGATAGGGAATAAGTTGAAAATTAGATATACACCAGAGCCAGTTTTTTATTTGGATAAATCAATTGAAAGAGGTGTTTATATATCTCAATTGTTAAATAAGATAAAACAAAAGGAGGAAAGTAAAACTAAAATAGATGAGAATGAAGATAAATGA
- a CDS encoding bifunctional riboflavin kinase/FAD synthetase — protein sequence MEIVKKLISKSLKPTVVALGNFDGLHIGHQTLIKQIVDIAKKEKLVSTVFTFDNHTTSTIKGRNTPKILISKNRKIALFKELGVELLYMVQFTETLMQFTPLEFVEKVLVDILNVRKVVVGFNFRFGYLAKGDVQYLKEIGTKYNFDVIVVPPITKDNILVSSTQIRELIRSGKLNLANKLLGRKYSIEGKVIKGRGIGRKLGIPTANILFDSNIVIPKVGVYKTNTIIDGNKFSSITNIGFNPTFSGEKLNIETHILDYSQNIYGKTILIEFIDFIREEKKFDDISKLVEQVKLDIKILENIN from the coding sequence ATGGAAATTGTGAAAAAACTTATAAGTAAATCGTTAAAGCCAACTGTTGTTGCATTAGGCAATTTTGATGGATTACATATAGGACATCAGACTTTAATTAAGCAAATAGTTGATATTGCTAAAAAAGAAAAGTTAGTTAGTACCGTGTTTACTTTTGATAATCATACTACTAGTACAATAAAAGGTAGGAATACACCTAAAATATTAATTAGCAAAAATAGAAAAATAGCTCTTTTTAAAGAATTAGGGGTTGAGCTTTTATATATGGTTCAATTTACAGAAACATTAATGCAGTTTACTCCATTAGAATTTGTTGAAAAGGTATTAGTAGATATATTAAATGTAAGAAAAGTAGTTGTTGGTTTTAATTTTAGATTTGGTTACTTAGCTAAAGGTGATGTGCAATATTTGAAAGAAATAGGGACTAAATATAACTTTGATGTTATTGTTGTTCCTCCAATAACAAAAGATAATATACTTGTTAGTAGCACTCAAATTAGAGAGCTTATTAGAAGTGGAAAATTAAATTTAGCTAATAAGTTATTAGGAAGAAAATATTCGATAGAAGGTAAAGTAATAAAAGGTCGTGGTATTGGTAGAAAATTAGGAATTCCAACAGCTAATATTTTATTTGATTCAAACATTGTTATTCCAAAAGTAGGTGTTTATAAGACTAATACAATAATTGACGGTAATAAATTTTCAAGTATAACCAATATTGGATTTAATCCAACTTTTAGTGGGGAAAAATTAAATATAGAAACACATATATTAGATTATAGCCAAAATATATATGGTAAAACGATTTTAATTGAATTTATAGATTTTATAAGAGAAGAAAAAAAATTTGATGACATAAGTAAACTTGTAGAGCAGGTAAAATTAGACATAAAGATTTTAGAAAACATTAATTAG
- a CDS encoding L7Ae/L30e/S12e/Gadd45 family ribosomal protein: MNKFYSLLGLCMKAGHLKFGEMGCEIAIKKRKCRLLIIANDASENTKNKFIKLTKRYGIKQIIYGDKDALGSSIGKGLISTIAICDDNFSKAIVKLL, encoded by the coding sequence ATGAATAAGTTTTATTCATTATTAGGATTATGTATGAAAGCAGGACATTTAAAATTTGGAGAAATGGGCTGTGAAATCGCAATTAAAAAGAGAAAATGTAGATTGCTAATAATAGCGAATGATGCATCAGAAAATACAAAAAATAAATTTATTAAACTCACTAAGAGATATGGGATTAAACAAATTATTTATGGAGATAAAGATGCTTTAGGGAGTAGTATAGGAAAAGGATTAATATCTACAATAGCAATATGTGATGACAATTTTTCAAAAGCAATAGTTAAATTACTGTGA
- the rpsO gene encoding 30S ribosomal protein S15, protein MALSKEEKTRIIEEYKLHDTDTGSPEVQIAILTYQINKLNEHLKIHKKDYHSRRGLLKMVGKRRGLLNYLQKNDIERYRNLIERLGLRK, encoded by the coding sequence ATGGCTTTAAGTAAAGAAGAAAAAACTAGAATAATTGAAGAGTACAAATTACACGATACTGATACTGGATCCCCAGAAGTTCAAATTGCTATTTTAACTTATCAAATTAATAAGTTAAATGAGCATTTAAAAATCCATAAGAAGGATTACCATTCAAGAAGAGGATTACTTAAAATGGTTGGTAAGAGAAGGGGATTATTAAATTATTTACAAAAGAATGATATTGAGAGATATCGAAACTTGATAGAGAGATTAGGTTTAAGAAAATAA
- the rnpM gene encoding RNase P modulator RnpM, whose translation MMKKRKVPLRKCVGCNEQKPKKELVRIVKNKEGIVSIDLTGKANGRGAYICKNIDCLEKAVKGKKLNKALEIDIPQEIYIKLKEELTKNE comes from the coding sequence ATGATGAAAAAAAGAAAAGTACCACTTAGAAAATGTGTTGGATGTAATGAACAGAAACCCAAAAAAGAACTGGTTAGGATTGTAAAAAACAAAGAAGGTATTGTTAGTATAGATTTAACAGGAAAGGCTAATGGGAGAGGCGCCTATATATGTAAAAATATAGATTGTTTAGAGAAAGCTGTAAAAGGTAAAAAGTTAAATAAAGCTTTGGAAATCGATATTCCTCAAGAAATCTACATAAAATTAAAAGAGGAGTTAACTAAGAATGAATAA
- the rimP gene encoding ribosome maturation factor RimP: MNRKEIEELTRELALQIVEDYNFELVDVEFVKEGSQRFLRIFIDKPGGITIEDCQKVSERLSDRLDEIDPIEENYYLEVSSPGLDRPLKTESDYEKSLGKEVEISLYKPIEGKKKFIGKLKDYDEATVTIELEQGSLITIDRKDLAKINLAVIF; encoded by the coding sequence ATGAATAGAAAAGAAATTGAAGAATTAACAAGAGAATTAGCATTGCAAATAGTTGAAGATTATAATTTTGAACTTGTTGATGTAGAATTTGTTAAAGAAGGCTCACAACGTTTTTTAAGAATATTTATAGATAAGCCTGGTGGAATAACAATAGAAGATTGTCAAAAAGTAAGTGAACGGCTAAGTGATAGATTAGATGAGATTGACCCTATTGAAGAAAATTATTATTTGGAAGTTTCTTCTCCTGGACTAGACAGACCTTTAAAAACTGAAAGTGATTATGAAAAAAGTTTAGGAAAAGAAGTAGAAATTAGTTTATATAAACCTATTGAAGGTAAGAAAAAGTTTATTGGAAAACTTAAAGATTATGATGAAGCTACTGTAACTATTGAATTAGAACAAGGCAGCTTAATAACAATAGATAGAAAAGATTTGGCTAAAATTAATTTGGCAGTTATTTTTTAA
- a CDS encoding polyribonucleotide nucleotidyltransferase, with protein sequence MEERVFEYTLAGRKLSISIGKVAEQANGACLVRYGDTVVLVTAVASKEPREGIDFFPLSVDFEERLYAVGKIPGGFIKREGKPSEKAILTSRLIDRPIRPLFPKGYRNDVQIIATVLSVDQDCTPDIVAMIGSSVALSISDIPFNGPTGSVSVGLIDGEFIINPTSEQREKSIMNLIVSGTKEAVMMVEAGAKEVTEDVMLDAIMLAHEEIKKICEFIESIVAEVGKEKQEVILYKVDEIIEKEVREYATEKMIEAIQTVDKQERLENMDKVSKETMNYFLEKYPENQKDIEETIYNITKEQVRKLILEKGIRPDNRKVDEIRPISCEVGLLPRTHGSGLFTRGQTQVMTIATLGAPGDVQILDGLTEEESKRYMHHYNFPPYSVGETRFLRGPGRREIGHGALAERALEPVIPSEDEFPYTIRLVSEVLSSNGSTSQASVCGSTLALLDAGVPIKKPVAGIAMGLIKSEEKVVILTDIQGLEDFLGDMDFKVAGTEDGITAIQMDIKIPGIGREILKEALERAKQGRLYILEKMNQVISKPREELSPYAPRILTINVNPDKIREIIGPGGKMINKIIEETGVKIDIEDDGRVMVASTDMEKGKKAIKMIEDIVREVNVGEIYLGKVVRLAPFGAFVEIWPGKEGLVHISNIDKQRVNKVEDVLTIGDEILVKVIDIDKQGRINLSRKDALPNENDDK encoded by the coding sequence ATGGAAGAAAGAGTTTTCGAGTATACATTAGCGGGAAGAAAACTTTCTATTTCTATTGGGAAAGTTGCAGAGCAAGCTAATGGAGCTTGTTTAGTTCGTTATGGTGATACAGTAGTTTTGGTTACTGCAGTTGCGTCGAAAGAGCCTAGAGAAGGTATTGACTTTTTTCCATTAAGTGTAGATTTTGAAGAGAGATTATATGCTGTAGGTAAGATACCTGGAGGGTTTATAAAAAGAGAAGGTAAACCGAGTGAAAAAGCTATATTGACTTCTAGACTAATAGATAGGCCAATACGACCATTATTTCCAAAAGGTTATAGAAATGATGTACAGATTATAGCAACTGTATTATCAGTTGATCAAGATTGTACTCCTGATATAGTAGCTATGATAGGGTCATCAGTAGCTTTGTCAATTTCAGATATACCTTTTAATGGGCCAACAGGCTCTGTTTCAGTAGGGTTAATAGATGGTGAGTTTATTATTAATCCTACAAGTGAGCAAAGAGAGAAGTCAATTATGAATTTAATAGTATCTGGAACTAAAGAAGCTGTAATGATGGTGGAAGCAGGTGCAAAAGAAGTTACTGAAGATGTTATGCTTGATGCAATAATGTTAGCTCATGAAGAAATAAAAAAAATATGTGAGTTTATTGAAAGTATTGTAGCTGAAGTAGGTAAAGAAAAGCAAGAAGTAATTTTATATAAAGTGGATGAGATTATAGAAAAAGAAGTAAGAGAATATGCAACAGAGAAAATGATAGAAGCAATTCAAACAGTTGACAAGCAAGAACGACTTGAGAATATGGATAAAGTTAGTAAAGAAACAATGAATTATTTTTTAGAAAAGTATCCTGAAAATCAGAAAGATATTGAAGAAACAATTTATAATATAACAAAAGAACAGGTGAGAAAATTAATCCTAGAAAAAGGAATAAGACCAGATAATAGAAAAGTAGATGAAATTAGACCGATAAGTTGTGAAGTTGGATTATTACCAAGAACTCATGGGTCAGGATTATTTACAAGAGGTCAGACACAAGTAATGACAATAGCAACATTAGGCGCACCAGGAGATGTACAAATCCTAGATGGGTTAACAGAGGAAGAATCTAAAAGATATATGCATCATTATAATTTCCCACCATATAGTGTTGGTGAAACTAGATTCTTAAGAGGACCTGGAAGAAGAGAAATCGGGCATGGAGCCTTAGCAGAAAGGGCGTTAGAACCAGTAATACCTAGTGAAGATGAGTTTCCATATACAATCAGGCTAGTTTCAGAAGTTTTAAGTTCTAATGGTTCAACTTCACAAGCTAGTGTTTGTGGTAGTACTTTAGCTTTACTTGATGCGGGTGTTCCAATTAAGAAGCCAGTTGCAGGAATAGCTATGGGATTGATTAAATCTGAGGAAAAGGTTGTTATATTGACTGATATACAAGGATTAGAAGATTTTCTTGGAGATATGGATTTTAAAGTAGCTGGTACAGAAGATGGTATTACAGCAATACAAATGGACATTAAAATACCTGGTATAGGAAGAGAAATACTAAAAGAAGCATTAGAAAGAGCTAAACAAGGTAGATTATATATACTTGAAAAAATGAATCAAGTTATTTCTAAACCTAGAGAAGAGCTTTCACCTTATGCCCCTAGGATATTAACTATAAATGTTAATCCAGATAAAATTAGAGAGATTATTGGACCAGGCGGCAAAATGATAAATAAAATTATTGAGGAAACAGGGGTTAAAATAGACATTGAAGATGATGGAAGAGTAATGGTAGCTTCAACTGATATGGAAAAAGGTAAAAAAGCTATAAAAATGATAGAGGATATTGTAAGAGAAGTTAATGTTGGTGAAATATATTTAGGGAAAGTAGTTAGATTAGCACCTTTTGGAGCATTTGTTGAGATTTGGCCTGGTAAAGAAGGACTTGTTCATATTTCGAACATAGATAAACAAAGAGTGAACAAAGTTGAAGATGTTTTAACTATAGGGGATGAAATTTTAGTTAAGGTAATTGATATTGACAAACAAGGAAGAATAAATTTATCAAGAAAAGATGCATTACCTAACGAAAATGATGATAAATAA
- the nusA gene encoding transcription termination factor NusA has product MKAEFLEALEQIVKDKGITKDVLYDALEAALKTAYRKNFGTSQNVEVEIDKENGEVKAYAKKVVVENVENPLLEINLEDAKEIDPNYQVGDTVRIEVTPKNFGRIAAQTAKQVVLQRIREAEREIIYEEFVNRESEIVTGLVQRVSKSNVLINLGRTEGVLPPTEQIPGEIYKQGDRIKTYILEVKKTTKGPQIILSRTHPGLVKRLFELEVPEIHDGIVDIYNIAREAGSRTKIAVYSNDENVDPVGACVGHKGARVKAVVDELNGEKIDIIIWSKNISEFIANSLSPAKVISVEVDEEEKSAKVIVPDYQLSLAIGKEGQNARLAAKLTGWKIDIKSESQENLEK; this is encoded by the coding sequence ATGAAAGCCGAGTTTTTAGAGGCTCTAGAACAAATTGTTAAAGATAAAGGAATAACAAAGGATGTATTATATGATGCTTTAGAAGCAGCTTTAAAAACTGCATATAGAAAGAACTTTGGGACATCTCAAAATGTTGAAGTAGAGATAGATAAAGAAAATGGTGAAGTAAAAGCATACGCAAAGAAGGTAGTTGTAGAAAATGTTGAAAATCCACTATTAGAAATAAACTTAGAGGATGCTAAAGAGATAGATCCAAATTATCAAGTTGGAGATACAGTACGAATAGAAGTAACACCTAAGAACTTTGGAAGAATTGCTGCACAAACAGCTAAACAAGTAGTTTTACAACGAATCAGAGAAGCAGAAAGAGAAATAATATATGAAGAATTTGTCAATAGAGAAAGTGAAATTGTAACGGGTTTAGTTCAAAGAGTAAGTAAAAGCAATGTACTTATCAATTTAGGCAGAACAGAGGGTGTATTACCTCCAACAGAACAAATTCCGGGCGAAATTTACAAACAAGGCGATAGAATTAAAACGTATATTTTAGAAGTTAAGAAGACTACAAAGGGTCCACAAATAATATTATCAAGAACTCATCCAGGCCTTGTAAAAAGATTATTTGAATTAGAAGTACCTGAAATTCATGATGGAATTGTTGATATTTATAATATTGCAAGAGAAGCTGGATCAAGAACTAAAATAGCTGTTTATTCTAATGATGAGAATGTTGATCCAGTAGGGGCTTGTGTTGGACATAAAGGAGCTAGAGTTAAAGCGGTAGTAGATGAGTTGAATGGTGAAAAAATTGATATTATAATTTGGAGTAAAAATATTAGTGAATTTATTGCAAATAGTTTAAGTCCAGCAAAAGTTATCAGTGTAGAAGTAGATGAAGAAGAGAAATCTGCTAAAGTAATCGTTCCGGACTATCAATTGTCGTTAGCTATTGGTAAAGAGGGACAAAATGCAAGGTTGGCTGCCAAATTAACAGGTTGGAAAATAGATATTAAAAGTGAAAGTCAAGAAAACTTAGAAAAATAA